Genomic DNA from Nitrospirota bacterium:
TGATCCAATACAAAGTATTGTGACTGTGACCCTTGGCGTGTTCATTGAGTCAAAGTGAGGCAATGACGATAAGCAGGACCTGTTTCATCATTGTATTTTTCCTGGCTCTCTCTTTGAGCGCTTACGGTAATCAGAACAGCATCACAGTGAATTACCCGCCTGACAAAACTATTATGGAATTCGGGCCCGTGGCCATTTCCCTGACCGTCCCAAAGGGCTCCGCAAATTTAATTAAAGTAGCTGTAAATGATGACGAGAAACTAAAGATCATTCCTGAAAGAGAGTTTGTATGTTTTTCAGCGCCATTAACACCGGGCATAAACCGGATAAACATCACAGCGGTCAAAGACAATATCACTGTAGACAACATTACATTCGAAGTGTTCCGCAGCTCAGAGCTTCAGAGCGTATTTAAAGAGCCGCCGGCCGGTTTTCAGAAGGATTATTTTCATATGAAAGACCACGAGCAATGTAAGGCGTGTCATAAACTTGAGCCTGGGGATGCCGACAGGAAGCCGGTAAATATCTCCGGCTTTCGCGCGAAGATTTTTAAAGACAACAGCATGTTTGCGGGGTCCACATGCTACTCCTGCCACAAAGGGCTGACATCATCTCCGTTCGTTCACGGCCCTGCCGCTGTCTGGAGCTGCCTTAGCTGCCACGATGCTGAATCCAAACAGGTGTATTCCGTAAAGAAACCTGATACCAAGATATGTTTCGGCTGCCATGTAGAGCAAAAGGAAGACTGGTACAGCAAAAAGTATTTTCACGGGCCGTTCAGCGTGGGGAAGTGCGCAATATGCCATAACCCTCATTCAGATGAAAACCCGTTCAATCTTATCAAACCGGCATGGGAGCTATGTTTAAGCTGTCACCCTGATAAAGGCGGCGGCGAACATATAATTGCGGGATATTTTTTTAATATAACTTATCACCCGACACATGGAAAACCCGACCCGTTAAGAAAAGGTCAGGAGCTTTCATGCTCGAGCTGCCATAACCCGCATGCTTCCGACTCGCCGAAACTCTGGAGACTGAATGTCGGAAGCGGCTTTGAGCTTTGCAGGAAATGCCATACCGATTAAGCCTTCTTCATCACTTTTTCTGATAATTATTGTAAGAGGATTTCACATAATAAAAAAAGCCCCGTTATCAACGGGGCTTTTTTTTATTTATGAATGTATGGGACCCGTTAGCCAGCCTTGGGCAGTTCTTTAAATACCTTCCATGACTTCAACAGATCCAGCGCGCGCTGAAGCTGGATATCATCCTTTTCAGAAACCTCGGCGGGTATCTCAGCCGCCTCAGTATCTTTTATTTCCTCGGTCTCGGTATCTTTGTCCTTTGCAACATCATTTTTAAGATGCTGTTTGAGGTCTTTTTCTCTGATGACGGGATGGGTTTTGGTCTCTTCCTTTATCTCTGGTTTGACGACGATATCTGGCGTAATGCCGGTCGTCTGTATGGATCTGCCCTTAGGAGTATAGTATCTTGCAGTTGTCAGGCGCAGGGCAGAGCCGTCGCTTAAAGGAATGACGGTTTGGACCGAACCCTTTCCGAATGTCTGCGTTCCAAGCACTACGGAGCGTCCCCAGTCCTGCAGGGCCCCGGCCACGATCTCAGAGGCGCTGGCGCTCCCTTCATTTACAAGCACGATCATGGGGAAGTCATAGTGTTTGCTGTTGTTGACGGTATGGAATTCCTGTTTGTCGCCGGTCCTGCCTTTGATGTAAACCACGAGTTTCCCCTCAGGCATGAACTGGCTTGAAACTTCCACCGCGCTGTTTAGGAGGCCGCCCGGATTGTTCCTGAGATCAAGCACCAGCGCGTTCAAATTGTCCTTTTTAAACTTGTCCAGTGCATCAGCAAGGTCTGACGCGGTCTTCTGCTGAAACTGCGTTAGTTTTACATAGCCGTATTTTTCATCAATGATCCTGGATTTTACGCTCTTGAGCTGGATGACGTCCCTGACAATGGTGAAGTCCTTTGCCTTGTCCAACCCTTCCCTTAATATCGTGATTGTAACGGATGTGCCTTTGGGGCCTCTCAATTTTGTCACCGCGTCCTGAAGGGTAATGTCCTGCGTGGATTCATTGTCTATTTTAATGATCTTGTCTCCTGACTTGACCCCGGCTTTATAAGCTGGCGTGTCTTCGATGGGGGCGATGACGGTCAGCATTTTATCTTTTATGCCGATCTGGATGCCGAGCCCCGAGAACTCTCCTTTTGTGTCGATCTGCATTTCCTTAAAGGCCTCGGGAGGAAGAAACGAGGAATGCGGATCAAGAGAATTGAGCATGCCTTTGATTGCTCCGTAAACAAGCTCCTTGTCATCCACCTCTTCAACATAATTCTGCTTTACTATCGAAAGTGTTTCGGCAAAGGTCTTCAGCCGCGCATAATGCACGTCTTCCCCGGCGTCTACTTTCTCTAAGAGCATTCCCTTACCGAGCAGAAACCCGGCAAAGGCGATTACAATGACTGACATCCAGACAAACGTCTTTTTACTTCTGAACATTCTTCCTCCTATATCTTTAACTCGCAGTAATATCTTCATGCAAAATACTATCTG
This window encodes:
- a CDS encoding S41 family peptidase; translation: MFRSKKTFVWMSVIVIAFAGFLLGKGMLLEKVDAGEDVHYARLKTFAETLSIVKQNYVEEVDDKELVYGAIKGMLNSLDPHSSFLPPEAFKEMQIDTKGEFSGLGIQIGIKDKMLTVIAPIEDTPAYKAGVKSGDKIIKIDNESTQDITLQDAVTKLRGPKGTSVTITILREGLDKAKDFTIVRDVIQLKSVKSRIIDEKYGYVKLTQFQQKTASDLADALDKFKKDNLNALVLDLRNNPGGLLNSAVEVSSQFMPEGKLVVYIKGRTGDKQEFHTVNNSKHYDFPMIVLVNEGSASASEIVAGALQDWGRSVVLGTQTFGKGSVQTVIPLSDGSALRLTTARYYTPKGRSIQTTGITPDIVVKPEIKEETKTHPVIREKDLKQHLKNDVAKDKDTETEEIKDTEAAEIPAEVSEKDDIQLQRALDLLKSWKVFKELPKAG